Proteins encoded within one genomic window of Theobroma cacao cultivar B97-61/B2 chromosome 7, Criollo_cocoa_genome_V2, whole genome shotgun sequence:
- the LOC18594169 gene encoding cytochrome b-c1 complex subunit 6 yields MSSQNPESKQSPDPKTLDDPERKQPSEEVPNEGSEEEEEEEEEGECGFCLFMKAGGCKESFIGWENCIREAEENKQDIVEKCFEATSALKKCMEAHADYYEPILRAEKKAEEEAVKELEKEKEEDSKDLEKK; encoded by the coding sequence ATGTCCTCTCAAAACCCAGAATCCAAACAATCCCCTGATCCCAAAACCCTGGACGACCCTGAACGCAAACAACCCTCAGAAGAAGTCCCAAACGAAGGatctgaagaagaagaagaagaagaagaagaaggagagtGTGGGTTTTGCTTGTTCATGAAAGCAGGGGGATGCAAAGAGAGCTTTATTGGGTGGGAAAACTGCATCAGAGAAGCTGAAGAAAACAAGCAAGATATTGTGGAAAAATGCTTTGAAGCAACCTCAGCTTTGAAGAAATGTATGGAGGCTCATGCTGATTATTATGAGCCGATTTTACGAGCCGAAAAGAAGGCTGAGGAAGAGGCTGTTAAGGAATTGGAAAAAGAGAAGGAGGAGGATTCCAAGGATTTGGAGAAGAAATGA
- the LOC18594172 gene encoding ubiquitin-conjugating enzyme E2 36 has translation MQKTHSGNKRPFLFSVFCSPKFFSLFPFLSQFSKTLNFFGFPFCFINRSSSMANSNLPRRIIKETQRLLSEPAPGISASPSEDNMRYFNVMILGPTQSPYEGGVFKLELFLPEEYPMAAPKVRFLTKIYHPNIDKLGRICLDILKDKWSPALQIRTVLLSIQALLSAPNPDDPLSENIAKHWKTNEAEAVETAKEWTRLYASGA, from the exons atgcaaAAGACACATTCAGGGAACAAGcgaccttttttattttctgtgTTTTGTTCGCCaaaatttttctctctcttcccctttctctctcaattCTCAAAAACCCTAAATTTTTTTGGCTTTCCCTTTTGCTTCATCAATCGATCCTCGTCAATGGCCAACAGTAATCTCCCGCGAAGAATTATCAAG GAAACTCAGCGTCTCCTCAGTGAACCAG CACCTGGAATTAGTGCTTCACCATCAGAAGATAACATGCGATATTTCAATGTGATGATTCTTGGTCccacacagtctccatatgaAG GAGGGGTTTTCAAGTTGGAACTATTTTTGCCTGAAGAATATCCCATGGCTGCTCCCAAG GTTCGATTTCTTACAAAGATATATCATCCTAACATTGATAAG CTTGGAAGAATATGCCTTGATATTCTCAAAGACAAATGGAGTCCAGCTCTCCAGATTCGAACTGTACTTCTGAG CATTCAAGCACTTCTAAGTGCCCCAAATCCTGATGATCCACTCTCCGAGAACATTGCTAAGCACTGGAAAACAAATGAGGCTGAAGCGGTTGAGACAG CAAAGGAATGGACCCGTTTATATGCAAGTGGTGCATGA
- the LOC18594173 gene encoding olee1-like protein, with amino-acid sequence MAKASLIALVSLAICLSSLSFTYAEDTFFVEGKVYCDTCRVEFETRLSQPIKGATVILECRDRTVGGSITYSQESVTDESGKYRIPVQGDHEEEICEVRVVKSPREDCNEFMEAWQRARVLLTKKNGVSDPIRYANNLGFLKKEAVPGCAEVLEELGFLPLN; translated from the exons ATGGCAAAAGCTTCCTTGATCGCCCTTGTTTCCTTGGCAATCTGCCTTTCATCCCTCAGCTTCACCTACGCCGAAGACACCTTCTTCGTCGAAGGCAAAGTTTACTGTGACACATGCCGTGTGGAATTCGAGACCAGGCTCAGCCAACCAATCAAAG GGGCAACAGTGATATTGGAATGCAGGGACCGTACCGTCGGTGGCAGCATCACATACAGCCAAGAGAGCGTTACAGACGAATCCGGCAAATACAGGATCCCAGTCCAGGGCGATCACGAGGAAGAAATTTGCGAAGTCAGGGTTGTGAAGAGTCCCAGGGAAGACTGTAATGAATTCATGGAAGCATGGCAGAGAGCCAGGGTCCTACTCACCAAGAAGAATGGGGTGAGTGATCCCATTCGATATGCCAACAATCTTGGGTTCTTGAAGAAGGAAGCTGTCCCTGGATGTGCTGAAGTTCTTGAAGAATTGGGTTTCCTTCCTCTTAACTAA
- the LOC18594175 gene encoding UDP-N-acetylglucosamine 1-carboxyvinyltransferase 1 isoform X1, translated as MAVFFNITISPIPKPPKPFTASLSPPQTQISKAPQKPQQNPIFKIKGPSTLSGHISISGSKNSSLALLAATLCCSGSSLLHNVPNVSDIKAVASILTYLGAKVEAFDGKMIVNSDGVGNVEVDMEEMKEIRGGFFVIGPLVARFGEAIVDLPGGCEIGNRPVDLYLRGLSALGAVVQLRDGKVRAHAANGKGLVGGRFRLDYPSVGATETLMMAASLADGITVLSNVAKEPEVVDLARFLIDSGASIEGAGSDNLVIRGKSQLHGSECVITPDRIEAGTFMLAAAITHSCISMSPIIPSRLSCLIDKLSEAGCKISQFNQHTLEVSAVPTYIGDNLKGFDIRTSPFPGFPTDLQPQAMALLTTCTGSSLVVESVFDKRMSHVRELQKLGARIRVCGSTALVFGKDEGSSLHGARVFASDLRGGVSLVLAGLAAEGTTEINNIAHIDRGYENIDRKLQHLGVDIQRLTPVACPL; from the exons ATGGCAGTTTTTTTCAACATCACCATCTCTCCAATACCAAAACCTCCAAAACCTTTCACCGCCTCTCTTTCTCCTCCCCAAACCCAAATCTCTAAAGCCCCTCAAAAGCCCCAACAAAACcccattttcaaaatcaaaggaCCTTCAACTCTCTCAGGCCACATTTCCATAAGTGGCTCCAAGAACTCTTCTTTAGCTCTCTTAGCAGCCACTCTCTGCTGCTCAGGCTCTTCTCTTCTCCACAACGTTCCCAATGTCTCAGATATTAAAGCTGTGGCTTCTATCTTGACTTATCTGGGTGCTAAAGTTGAGGCCTTCGATGGGAAAATGATAGTGAACAGTGATGGAGTTGGGAATGTGGAGGTGGATATGGAGGAAATGAAGGAGATTAGAGGTGGGTTTTTCGTTATTGGGCCATTGGTGGCCAGGTTTGGAGAAGCTATTGTGGACTTGCCTGGTGGCTGTGAAATTGGGAATAGGCCTGTGGATCTGTATCTTCGTGGGTTAAGTGCTCTTGGTGCTGTTGTTCAATTGAG GGATGGGAAAGTGCGGGCACATGCTGCAAATGGCAAAGGATTGGTTGGAGGGAGATTCCGACTTGATTACCCAAGTGTTGGGGCAACTGAAACTCTTATGATGGCAGCATCCTTGGCTGATGGCATAACCGTGCTTTCAAATGTGGCAAAA GAACCAGAGGTGGTTGATCTTGCTCGTTTTCTGATAGACAGTGGGGCATCCATTGAAGGGGCAGGGAGTGACAATCTAGTTATTCGGGGAAAGAGCCAGCTCCATGGTTCTGAATGTGTTATAACACCAGATCGCATTGAAGCAGGCACCTTTATGCTTGCTGCAGCAATTACTCACTCATGCATCTCAATGTCACCTATCATTCCTTCCCGCTTATCATGTCTGATAGACAAACTCTCTGAAGCTGGCTGCAAAATTTCACAGTTTAACCAGCACACACTGGAG GTTTCAGCAGTCCCTACGTATATTGGTGACAATTTGAAAGGTTTTGATATTAGGACAAGTCCGTTTCCAGGGTTTCCAACAGATCTCCAACCTCAAGCAATGGCACTTCTCACTACATGCACTGGTTCAAGCTTAGTGGTGGAGTCTGTGTTTGACAAGCGAATGAGCCACG TAAGGGAGCTGCAGAAGCTTGGAGCAAGAATTCGGGTTTGCGGGAGCACTGCACTGGTTTTCGGGAAAGACGAAGGAAG TTCATTGCATGGCGCTCGAGTTTTTGCAAGCGACTTGAGAGGTGGGGTTTCACTTGTATTAGCTGGATTGGCTGCAGAAGGAACCACTGAGATCAATAACATAGCACATATTGATAGGGGCTATGAGAATATAGATAGAAAGCTTCAACATCTAGGAGTTGATATCCAAAGATTGACTCCTGTGGCCTGTCCATTATag
- the LOC18594175 gene encoding UDP-N-acetylglucosamine 1-carboxyvinyltransferase isoform X2 — protein MAVFFNITISPIPKPPKPFTASLSPPQTQISKAPQKPQQNPIFKIKGPSTLSGHISISGSKNSSLALLAATLCCSGSSLLHNVPNVSDIKAVASILTYLGAKVEAFDGKMIVNSDGVGNVEVDMEEMKEIRGGFFVIGPLVARFGEAIVDLPGGCEIGNRPVDLYLRGLSALGAVVQLRDGKVRAHAANGKGLVGGRFRLDYPSVGATETLMMAASLADGITVLSNVAKEPEVVDLARFLIDSGASIEGAGSDNLVIRGKSQLHGSECVITPDRIEAGTFMLAAAITHSCISMSPIIPSRLSCLIDKLSEAGCKISQFNQHTLEVSAVPTYIGDNLKGFDIRTSPFPGFPTDLQPQAMALLTTCTGSSLVVESVFDKRMSHGSCRSLEQEFGFAGALHWFSGKTKEVHCMALEFLQAT, from the exons ATGGCAGTTTTTTTCAACATCACCATCTCTCCAATACCAAAACCTCCAAAACCTTTCACCGCCTCTCTTTCTCCTCCCCAAACCCAAATCTCTAAAGCCCCTCAAAAGCCCCAACAAAACcccattttcaaaatcaaaggaCCTTCAACTCTCTCAGGCCACATTTCCATAAGTGGCTCCAAGAACTCTTCTTTAGCTCTCTTAGCAGCCACTCTCTGCTGCTCAGGCTCTTCTCTTCTCCACAACGTTCCCAATGTCTCAGATATTAAAGCTGTGGCTTCTATCTTGACTTATCTGGGTGCTAAAGTTGAGGCCTTCGATGGGAAAATGATAGTGAACAGTGATGGAGTTGGGAATGTGGAGGTGGATATGGAGGAAATGAAGGAGATTAGAGGTGGGTTTTTCGTTATTGGGCCATTGGTGGCCAGGTTTGGAGAAGCTATTGTGGACTTGCCTGGTGGCTGTGAAATTGGGAATAGGCCTGTGGATCTGTATCTTCGTGGGTTAAGTGCTCTTGGTGCTGTTGTTCAATTGAG GGATGGGAAAGTGCGGGCACATGCTGCAAATGGCAAAGGATTGGTTGGAGGGAGATTCCGACTTGATTACCCAAGTGTTGGGGCAACTGAAACTCTTATGATGGCAGCATCCTTGGCTGATGGCATAACCGTGCTTTCAAATGTGGCAAAA GAACCAGAGGTGGTTGATCTTGCTCGTTTTCTGATAGACAGTGGGGCATCCATTGAAGGGGCAGGGAGTGACAATCTAGTTATTCGGGGAAAGAGCCAGCTCCATGGTTCTGAATGTGTTATAACACCAGATCGCATTGAAGCAGGCACCTTTATGCTTGCTGCAGCAATTACTCACTCATGCATCTCAATGTCACCTATCATTCCTTCCCGCTTATCATGTCTGATAGACAAACTCTCTGAAGCTGGCTGCAAAATTTCACAGTTTAACCAGCACACACTGGAG GTTTCAGCAGTCCCTACGTATATTGGTGACAATTTGAAAGGTTTTGATATTAGGACAAGTCCGTTTCCAGGGTTTCCAACAGATCTCCAACCTCAAGCAATGGCACTTCTCACTACATGCACTGGTTCAAGCTTAGTGGTGGAGTCTGTGTTTGACAAGCGAATGAGCCACG GGAGCTGCAGAAGCTTGGAGCAAGAATTCGGGTTTGCGGGAGCACTGCACTGGTTTTCGGGAAAGACGAAGGAAG TTCATTGCATGGCGCTCGAGTTTTTGCAAGCGACTTGA
- the LOC18594174 gene encoding dol-P-Man:Man(6)GlcNAc(2)-PP-Dol alpha-1,2-mannosyltransferase, producing the protein MSLTTRQRRATASDLPWSSSSSQPSKPESYTKVDKPGRSSSDGQEESGNDRGFGWFTALFALGMLRYMSATSNIIHDCDEVFNYWEPLHYLLYKSGFQTWEYSSQFALRSYLYIIFHELVGRPASWLFADDKVRVFYAVRLFLGLLSVISDATLVVAVSRKYGKRLASYALAMLCFASGCFFASTSFLPSSFSMYAMSLSSGLFLLEKPAWSVAVAAVGVILGWPFSILAFLPVTLYSLAKQFKQAFLSGVVTSIALLALSILVDCYYYGRWTSSVLNLLVYNVVGGGESHLYGTEGPLFYLRNGFNNFNFCFILALLFLGILPIARKKYAPDLLIVVSPLYIWLAFMSLQPHKEERFLYPIYPLVCVAASAVIESFPDLFRDKYNPYDNSIIVMIAKILRPVALSLILCASHSRTFSLINGYAAPMEVYKILEHHDDAGTGSVLCVGSEWHRFPSSFFVPNYVGEVRWVDDGFRGLLPFPFNATLGGTSAAPPYFNNKNKASDEQYLQDLQACTFLVELQLSRPFPCRGNDLSTWEPIAALPYLDRELSPAKYRSFFIPYLWQQKNVFGMYKLLRRVSQPK; encoded by the exons atgTCCCTCACGACGCGGCAGAGGCGAGCTACGGCGTCGGATCTTCCGTGgtcatcatcttcatcacAGCCGTCGAAACCAGAATCATACACGAAGGTGGACAAGCCAGGAAGATCATCATCGGACGGCCAGGAAGAGTCGGGAAACGACCGCGGATTTGGATGGTTCACGGCGTTGTTTGCGTTGGGAATGCTTCGGTACATGAGCGCCACATCGAATATAATACACGACTGCGATGAAGTGTTTAATTATTGGGAGCCTCTGCATTATCTTCTCTATAAATCCGGTTTCCAAACTTGGGAGTATAG TTCTCAGTTTGCACTCCGGTCATATTTGTACATTATTTTCCACGAGTTAGTGGGTCGACCAGCTTCCTGGCTGTTTGCTGATGACAAA GTGAGAGTGTTCTATGCAGTGAGACTCTTTCTTGGTCTTCTATCTGTTATTTCAGATGCCACTCTAGTAGTAGCAGTTTCCAGAAAGTATGGAAAACGTCTTGCTTCTTATGCACTTGCAATGCTCTGCTTCGCTAGTGGTTGTTTCTTTGCCAGCACAA GTTTTCTGCCTAGTTCATTCTCTATGTATGCCATGAGCCTCTCATCAGGATTATTTCTTCTTGAGAAACCTGCATGGTCTGTTGCAGTTGCAGCTGTGGGAGTGATCCTAGGTTGGCCATTTTCAATCTTGGCCTTTCTTCCTGTCACGTTATACTCTTTAGCTAAACAATTCAAACAAGCATTTCTCTCTGGTGTTGTCACCTCAATCGCTCTTCTT GCACTCTCAATACTTGTTGATTGCTACTACTATGGACGATGGACATCATCTGTTTTAAATCTTTTAGTGTATAATGTCGTAGGAGGTGGTGAGAGCCATTTGTATGGGACTGAGGGGCCACTTTTTTATCTGAGGAATGGGTTTAACAACTTCAACTTCTGTTTCATCCTTGCTTTGCTTTTCCTGGGAATATTGCCAATTGCAAGGAAAAAATATGCCCCAGACCTGCTTATTGTGGTCTCTCCTCTTTATATATGGCTGGCATTTATGTCTCTGCAGCCACACAAAGAAGAAAG ATTCCTTTACCCCATATATCCGCTTGTTTGTGTTGCGGCTTCAGCTGTCATTGAGAGCTTTCCTGATCTTTTCCGTGACAAATATAATCCCTACGATAATTCTATTATAGTTATG ATAGCCAAAATTCTCAGACCTGTGGCCCTCAGCCTCATATTATGTGCCTCACATTCACGTACATTCTCATTAATCAATGGTTATGCTGCTCCTATGGAGGTTTACAAAATCTTGGAGCACCATGATGATGCAGGAACTG GTTCTGTTCTTTGTGTTGGAAGTGAGTGGCACCGCTTCCCGTCATCATTTTTTGTTCCTAATTATGTTGGTGAAGTGAGATGGGTCGATGACGGATTCCGAGGTCTTCTTCCATTCCCCTTCAATGCTACTTTGGGCGGGACTTCAGCAGCACCACCATACttcaacaataaaaacaaGGCATCAGATGAGCAATAT CTCCAGGATCTTCAAGCTTGTACATTCCTGGTCGAGCTGCAGCTCAGCCGACCTTTCCCTTGTCGTGGAAATGACTTGTCAACATGGGAG CCTATTGCAGCACTCCCTTACTTGGACAGGGAGCTCTCACCTGCCAAGTATCGGTCATTTTTTATCCCATACTTGTGGCAGCAGAAGAATGTCTTCGGCATGTACAAACTACTGAGAAGAGTATCACAAccaaaatga